One Granulicella sp. 5B5 DNA window includes the following coding sequences:
- a CDS encoding FeoA family protein, producing MDVTALSNAKVGSMGVVERIDLPEDVCHYLAHLGFLPGTTIEVLRSAPAGDPRVYRLDGVEVGLRFETAKHIYLKVAEAVGAWR from the coding sequence ATGGACGTCACAGCACTGAGTAACGCGAAGGTGGGGAGCATGGGGGTGGTGGAGCGCATCGACCTGCCAGAGGATGTGTGCCATTACCTGGCGCATCTAGGGTTCCTGCCGGGGACGACGATTGAGGTGTTGCGTAGTGCGCCGGCAGGCGATCCGCGGGTGTATCGGCTTGATGGGGTTGAGGTTGGGCTGCGGTTTGAGACGGCCAAGCACATCTACCTGAAGGTGGCTGAGGCGGTTGGAGCCTGGCGATGA
- a CDS encoding ABC transporter ATP-binding protein, giving the protein MIVVSALRKSLRTGASTVDILKGIDFTIARGEFAAIMGASGSGKSTLLGLLAGLDNPTSGTVALNGTVINNLAEDKLAQLRGRTIGFVFQSYQLIPTLTALENVLLPYELNGSPEHTDEAYGLERARQLLSSVGLAARMDHYPVQLSGGEQQRVALARAFILRPPIVLADEPTGNLDTANGSHVLDLLLHLNREEGTTLVLVTHDPVLATYASRRITLRDGLVIADEQQTPAPHTFATSVSSTPGA; this is encoded by the coding sequence ATGATCGTCGTCTCTGCTCTGCGCAAGTCCCTGCGTACCGGCGCCTCCACCGTCGACATCCTCAAGGGCATCGACTTCACCATCGCCCGTGGCGAGTTCGCCGCCATCATGGGCGCCTCCGGCTCCGGCAAGTCCACGCTCCTCGGTCTTCTCGCCGGTCTCGACAATCCAACCTCCGGCACAGTCGCGCTCAACGGCACCGTCATCAACAATCTCGCCGAGGACAAGCTCGCGCAGCTCCGAGGCCGCACCATCGGCTTCGTCTTCCAGAGCTACCAGCTCATCCCCACGCTCACCGCGCTGGAAAACGTACTACTCCCTTACGAGCTCAACGGCTCGCCTGAGCACACCGACGAAGCCTATGGCCTCGAGCGCGCCCGTCAGCTGCTCAGCTCCGTCGGCCTCGCCGCGCGCATGGACCACTACCCTGTGCAGCTCTCCGGCGGCGAGCAGCAGCGCGTTGCTCTCGCCCGCGCCTTCATCCTGCGCCCGCCCATCGTCCTCGCCGATGAACCCACCGGCAACCTGGACACCGCCAACGGCAGCCACGTCCTCGACCTTCTCCTGCACCTCAATCGGGAAGAGGGAACCACACTCGTTCTCGTCACGCACGACCCGGTGCTCGCCACTTACGCCTCACGACGCATCACCCTCCGCGATGGTCTCGTCATCGCCGATGAGCAACAGACGCCCGCACCGCACACCTTCGCCACATCTGTTTCTTCGACTCCGGGAGCGTAG
- a CDS encoding arylesterase: MPVATDTDAQDTRPVIACFGDSLTAGYGADPGQSYPDDLQRRLDAQGYRYHVVNEGVSGETTKDGLERVDRVAARHPKIVVLEFGGNDGLRGLPLEQTQSNLAAMIESLKKSGAEVVLAGITLPPEYGPDYIAKINAIYPALAKKYHVRLLPFLLQGVYGTPGDMQEDGHHATAQGNKQVAANVEKLIQPMLRK; encoded by the coding sequence GTGCCCGTCGCAACCGATACAGATGCCCAGGACACGCGGCCAGTGATCGCATGTTTTGGGGACAGTTTGACGGCGGGATATGGGGCGGACCCGGGGCAGAGCTATCCGGATGACCTGCAGAGACGGCTGGATGCACAGGGGTATCGCTACCACGTGGTGAACGAGGGAGTGAGCGGCGAAACGACCAAGGACGGCCTGGAGCGCGTGGACCGCGTGGCAGCGCGGCATCCGAAGATTGTGGTGCTGGAGTTTGGTGGCAACGATGGACTGCGGGGGCTTCCGCTGGAGCAGACGCAGAGCAACCTGGCAGCGATGATTGAATCGCTGAAGAAGAGTGGCGCAGAGGTGGTGCTGGCGGGGATTACTCTGCCGCCCGAGTATGGGCCGGATTACATTGCGAAGATCAATGCGATCTATCCTGCGCTGGCAAAGAAGTACCACGTGCGGCTGCTGCCGTTTCTGCTGCAGGGGGTGTATGGGACTCCGGGCGATATGCAGGAGGACGGGCACCATGCGACCGCGCAGGGGAACAAGCAGGTGGCGGCGAATGTGGAGAAGCTGATTCAGCCGATGTTGCGGAAGTAA
- a CDS encoding BrnT family toxin, with amino-acid sequence MRFHFDPEKSKRLRANLERGIGFEEVQALFESEHITDRRSDDPEQFRAIGWVDGTLYSVIYEVRHDKEGDFYHLVTLWKATKEERRAYAENIH; translated from the coding sequence ATGCGCTTCCATTTCGATCCCGAGAAGAGCAAGAGACTTAGGGCCAACCTGGAGCGGGGCATCGGCTTTGAGGAGGTGCAGGCGCTTTTTGAGTCGGAGCACATCACCGACCGTCGCTCCGATGATCCCGAGCAGTTCCGTGCCATCGGATGGGTGGATGGCACCCTCTATAGCGTGATTTATGAAGTGCGCCACGACAAAGAAGGTGATTTCTACCACCTTGTGACTTTATGGAAGGCCACAAAAGAGGAGAGGAGAGCATATGCCGAAAACATTCACTAG
- the feoB gene encoding ferrous iron transport protein B, with translation MSCHTPVMDIQEPEALTPIGPKPLRTVALIGPPNCGKSTLFNRLTGLRQKVANYPGVTVEHHSGRMKAIGRSDLTLIDLPGIYSLATYSEDARVAVEVLTGKMRGVPKPDCVLLVLDATHMNRQLMLAAPVFSLGLPTLVLLNMSDQLEARGGKIDTLALAHALGHPVALISAANGTGLEVIPDFLQRMGNRPEDGSRPVQLPVLQSAASCRNWATQVSQRTKYEAPQAALWTRRLDRVLLHRIWGPVIFLAVVIGVFQVVFAAGQPLSDWLTNILTRAGAHAALMLPDDWLRPLLRDGLWNGVQSVLVFLPQILLLFFFIGILEDSGYLARAALIADRVMRSIGLNGKAFIPLLSAYACAVPAIMATRTIENKRERFATILIAPFMTCSARLPVYTLIIAAFIPNRLFLGGVIGLRAMVMLSLYALGFLAAMVTAKLLNSSVMKASHAPFVLELPQYRWPTVQSLSLRLYDRGKLFLKKTGTIILACTFTVWLLSVLPLHAGQFSELTSSVIGHLGHFIEPAIRPLGFNWKIGIGLLSSIVAREVIVGTLGTLYGVDPATHSVGLQAALRHDMTLGGAIALVVFFAFAMQCTSTLAVVRRETNSWKYPAAQFLYMSGVAYVAALITNQVLTRLF, from the coding sequence ATGAGCTGCCATACGCCGGTGATGGATATCCAGGAGCCCGAGGCGCTGACGCCGATTGGGCCGAAGCCGTTGCGGACGGTTGCGCTGATTGGGCCGCCGAACTGCGGCAAGAGCACCCTGTTCAACCGGTTGACCGGGCTGCGGCAGAAGGTGGCGAACTATCCGGGGGTGACGGTGGAGCACCACTCGGGCAGGATGAAGGCGATTGGCCGGAGCGATCTGACGCTGATTGATCTGCCGGGGATTTATAGCCTTGCAACGTACTCCGAGGATGCTCGCGTTGCCGTTGAGGTTCTGACGGGCAAGATGCGCGGCGTTCCGAAGCCCGACTGCGTGCTGCTGGTGCTGGATGCGACGCACATGAACCGGCAGCTGATGCTGGCTGCGCCGGTGTTCTCGCTGGGACTGCCGACGCTGGTGCTGCTGAATATGAGCGACCAGCTGGAGGCGCGTGGCGGCAAGATCGATACGCTGGCGCTGGCGCATGCGCTGGGACATCCGGTGGCGCTGATCTCGGCGGCGAATGGGACCGGGCTTGAGGTTATACCTGACTTCTTGCAGCGGATGGGCAACCGTCCTGAGGATGGGTCGCGGCCGGTGCAGTTGCCGGTGCTGCAGAGCGCGGCGAGCTGCCGCAACTGGGCGACGCAGGTGTCGCAGCGGACGAAGTATGAGGCACCGCAGGCGGCGCTTTGGACGCGACGGCTGGACCGCGTGCTGCTACACCGCATCTGGGGGCCGGTGATCTTTCTGGCGGTGGTGATTGGCGTGTTCCAGGTGGTGTTTGCCGCTGGACAGCCGCTGAGTGACTGGCTGACGAACATCCTTACACGCGCTGGGGCACATGCTGCGTTGATGCTTCCTGATGACTGGCTACGGCCGCTGCTGCGCGACGGGTTGTGGAACGGCGTGCAGTCGGTGCTGGTGTTTCTGCCGCAGATCCTGCTGCTGTTCTTCTTTATCGGCATCCTTGAGGACTCAGGTTATCTTGCACGGGCGGCGCTGATTGCAGACCGCGTGATGCGGTCGATCGGGCTGAATGGCAAGGCGTTTATTCCGCTGCTGAGCGCGTATGCGTGTGCGGTGCCGGCGATCATGGCGACGCGGACGATCGAGAACAAGCGGGAGCGGTTTGCGACGATCCTGATTGCGCCGTTTATGACGTGCTCGGCGCGGCTGCCGGTGTATACGCTGATCATCGCGGCGTTTATTCCGAACCGGCTGTTTCTGGGCGGCGTGATTGGGCTGCGCGCGATGGTGATGCTTTCGCTGTATGCGCTTGGGTTCCTGGCGGCGATGGTGACGGCGAAGCTACTGAACTCGTCGGTGATGAAGGCGAGCCATGCACCGTTTGTTCTGGAGCTGCCGCAGTATCGCTGGCCGACGGTGCAGTCGTTGTCGTTGCGGCTTTATGACCGAGGGAAGCTATTTCTGAAGAAGACCGGGACGATCATTCTGGCTTGCACCTTTACGGTGTGGCTGCTGAGCGTGCTGCCCTTGCATGCCGGGCAGTTCTCGGAGCTGACATCGAGCGTGATTGGGCACCTGGGGCACTTTATCGAGCCGGCGATCCGGCCGCTGGGGTTCAACTGGAAGATCGGCATTGGGCTGCTGAGCTCGATTGTGGCGCGTGAGGTGATTGTGGGGACGCTGGGGACGCTGTATGGCGTGGACCCGGCGACGCACTCGGTGGGGCTGCAGGCGGCGCTGCGGCACGATATGACACTGGGCGGTGCGATTGCGCTGGTGGTGTTCTTCGCGTTCGCCATGCAGTGCACGTCGACGCTGGCGGTGGTGCGGCGCGAGACGAACAGCTGGAAGTATCCGGCGGCGCAGTTCCTTTACATGAGCGGCGTGGCGTATGTGGCGGCGCTGATCACGAACCAGGTGCTGACGCGGCTGTTTTAG
- the folE gene encoding GTP cyclohydrolase I FolE produces MRLADASLQQIYTEVLTRIGEDPTRDGLLATPKRVEKALEFLTRGYHQSIDDVLHNALFDVDYDEMVIVKDIEFFSMCEHHMLPFFGKAHIAYVPNGKVVGLSKIPRIVDVFARRLQVQERLTQQVAEAISDAIHPQGVGVVIEAQHLCMMMRGVEKQSSSTVTSSMLGVFKTQQQTRSEFLSLVRPPR; encoded by the coding sequence ATGCGTCTTGCGGATGCCAGCCTTCAGCAGATCTACACCGAAGTCCTCACCCGCATCGGCGAAGACCCCACGCGCGACGGCCTGCTCGCCACGCCCAAGCGCGTCGAAAAAGCCCTCGAGTTCCTCACCCGCGGCTACCACCAGAGCATCGACGATGTCCTCCACAACGCACTCTTCGACGTCGACTACGACGAGATGGTCATCGTCAAGGACATCGAGTTCTTCTCCATGTGCGAGCACCACATGCTCCCGTTCTTCGGCAAGGCCCACATCGCCTACGTCCCCAACGGCAAGGTCGTCGGCTTAAGCAAGATCCCTCGCATCGTCGATGTCTTCGCCCGCCGTCTCCAGGTGCAGGAACGCCTCACGCAGCAGGTCGCGGAGGCCATCAGCGACGCCATCCACCCGCAGGGTGTCGGTGTCGTTATTGAAGCCCAACACCTCTGCATGATGATGCGCGGCGTCGAAAAACAAAGCTCAAGCACCGTCACCAGTTCGATGCTAGGCGTCTTCAAAACACAGCAGCAGACCCGCAGCGAGTTCCTATCTCTCGTCCGCCCGCCGCGCTAA
- a CDS encoding 6-carboxytetrahydropterin synthase, whose translation MSTPIAHLSRRYHFSASHRLHVDALSPEQNIATFGKCNNPFGHGHNYVVEVAFSGPVDPATGMVTNLADLDSFAQRNLLDLFDHANLNTLPLFLDQVSTTENLAVEVWRIFAEYPHATLRRVHIEETGNNSFDYFGNESAAVPAFM comes from the coding sequence ATGAGCACTCCGATCGCACACCTCTCGCGTCGCTATCACTTCTCCGCCTCGCACCGCCTGCATGTCGACGCCCTCTCGCCCGAGCAGAACATCGCCACCTTCGGCAAATGCAACAACCCCTTCGGCCACGGCCACAACTACGTCGTGGAGGTCGCCTTTTCTGGCCCCGTGGACCCCGCCACCGGCATGGTCACCAACCTCGCCGATCTCGATTCGTTCGCACAGCGCAATCTGCTCGATCTCTTCGATCACGCGAATCTCAACACGCTGCCGCTCTTTCTCGATCAGGTCTCGACCACCGAGAATCTAGCGGTGGAGGTCTGGCGTATCTTCGCCGAGTATCCCCACGCCACTCTGCGCCGGGTCCACATTGAGGAGACCGGCAACAACTCGTTCGACTACTTCGGCAATGAATCAGCCGCCGTTCCCGCGTTCATGTAA
- the truB gene encoding tRNA pseudouridine(55) synthase TruB: MNGLLILDKPTGLTSHDVVAIVRRATGERSIGHLGTLDPMATGVLPLLLGKHTRLAQFFGKAEKHYTGTIRFGFATDTFDAEGEPTTTPAPLTCSLDELRTLALRFHGSIDQVPPVYSAKKINGVPAHKLARAGKDVPVKPARITIHNFQLTAFHNDTAEFTMHVSAGGYVRSVAHELGALAGCGAHLATLRRTQAGDFTLAQSITLDELKSLTPAQIAARLPHPRTLLPEMPSVIVDEQTAGRIRNGMQVNVPDFSAAPLLKLFSSPADLLAIAQRVAGTLVQPTVVLG; encoded by the coding sequence ATGAACGGTCTTCTCATCCTCGACAAACCCACCGGCCTCACCTCCCACGACGTTGTAGCCATCGTGCGTCGCGCCACTGGCGAGCGTTCCATCGGCCATCTCGGCACGCTCGATCCCATGGCCACCGGTGTGCTCCCTCTTCTGCTCGGCAAGCACACACGCCTCGCGCAGTTCTTCGGCAAGGCGGAAAAACACTACACCGGCACCATCCGCTTCGGCTTCGCCACCGACACCTTCGACGCCGAAGGCGAGCCCACCACCACGCCAGCGCCTCTCACTTGCTCGTTGGACGAGCTCCGCACACTCGCTCTACGCTTCCACGGATCCATCGACCAGGTTCCACCCGTCTACTCCGCGAAGAAGATCAATGGCGTCCCCGCACACAAACTAGCCCGCGCCGGCAAGGATGTCCCCGTCAAACCCGCGCGCATCACCATCCACAACTTCCAGTTGACCGCGTTCCACAACGACACAGCCGAGTTCACTATGCACGTCTCCGCCGGAGGCTACGTCCGCTCCGTCGCGCACGAACTCGGGGCTCTCGCAGGGTGCGGCGCTCACCTCGCCACGCTCCGCCGCACGCAGGCAGGCGACTTCACGCTGGCCCAGTCCATCACCCTCGACGAGCTCAAATCACTTACCCCGGCACAGATCGCAGCCCGCCTCCCGCACCCACGCACCTTACTGCCGGAGATGCCCTCCGTCATCGTCGACGAGCAGACCGCTGGCCGCATCCGCAACGGCATGCAGGTCAACGTGCCGGACTTCTCCGCAGCACCGCTCCTCAAGCTCTTCAGCTCCCCCGCCGATCTCCTCGCCATCGCCCAGCGGGTCGCCGGAACGCTCGTTCAGCCCACCGTCGTCCTCGGTTAG
- a CDS encoding TlpA disulfide reductase family protein translates to MKRRLTMRGVTRVAMVLALATLCGAGCDRGDHPEQLGRTAPEFKVSDTQRTVDLAQFRGKVVVLNFWASWCAPCLEELPSLEALQHQMPQVVVLAVSTDDDSGAYQNFLVQHHVDLLTVDDVAQDSNKLFGTYRFPETYVIDKSGVIRRKYIGPQDFTDPDILNGLKRLVAQ, encoded by the coding sequence ATGAAACGACGGCTAACGATGCGTGGTGTGACGAGAGTTGCGATGGTGCTTGCGCTGGCGACGCTGTGTGGGGCGGGATGCGACCGCGGCGACCATCCTGAGCAGCTGGGGCGGACGGCACCGGAGTTCAAGGTGAGCGATACGCAACGGACGGTGGACCTGGCGCAGTTTCGCGGCAAGGTGGTGGTGCTGAACTTCTGGGCGAGCTGGTGCGCGCCGTGCCTGGAGGAGCTGCCGAGCCTGGAGGCCCTGCAGCACCAGATGCCGCAGGTGGTGGTACTCGCGGTTTCGACCGACGATGACAGCGGGGCGTACCAGAACTTTCTGGTGCAGCACCATGTGGACCTGCTGACGGTGGACGATGTGGCGCAGGACTCCAACAAGCTGTTCGGGACGTACCGGTTTCCTGAGACGTATGTGATCGACAAGAGCGGCGTGATTCGCAGGAAGTACATTGGGCCGCAGGATTTTACCGATCCGGACATCCTAAACGGGCTGAAGCGGCTGGTTGCACAGTAG
- a CDS encoding 6-carboxytetrahydropterin synthase: MILLTRKADFSSAHFYWNPAFSDAENERIFGKCANRQGHGHNYTLEVTVAGEIDPVTGFVVDLKQLKDILEREVVSVYDHRHLNYEVPEFVTAIPTTENIAIAIWHRLEGKVPGAKLHRVRVYEMLDLFADYYGEHV; encoded by the coding sequence ATGATCCTTCTCACCCGCAAAGCCGACTTCTCCTCCGCGCACTTCTACTGGAATCCCGCATTCTCTGACGCCGAAAACGAACGCATCTTCGGCAAGTGCGCCAACCGCCAGGGACACGGCCACAACTACACGCTCGAAGTCACCGTCGCAGGCGAGATCGACCCCGTCACAGGCTTCGTGGTCGACCTCAAGCAGCTCAAGGACATCCTCGAGCGCGAAGTCGTCTCCGTCTACGATCACCGCCACCTCAACTATGAGGTTCCCGAGTTCGTCACAGCGATTCCCACCACCGAAAACATCGCCATCGCTATCTGGCATCGTCTCGAAGGCAAAGTCCCCGGCGCGAAGCTCCATCGCGTCCGCGTCTACGAGATGCTCGACCTCTTCGCCGACTACTACGGAGAACATGTATGA
- a CDS encoding glycosyltransferase family A protein — translation MSDSPNPPQKLSPLLGLPVDDTAATPASIATGPEPTLQLSVIIPARNEEHNLPACLASLLAQSDTHFELGRDWEILVIDDASTDRTRALALDLAATHPGLKVLDAPALELNDRQRAFTGKTQACWLGAQQSQGRWLLFTDADTIHEPGDLTRALHEAERHNVALLSYSPRQVLTGIVQQALMPVIYSELATAYPPSQVNDPARRTAAANGQFILVDRAIYFSVGGHRAVGRSVLEDVDLAFNIKRAAPRNNGRGIRLRYAPDALSARMYTGVSDMLEGWTKNLALLFPNALTLAATRLLDFVLLFLPLLLWLMPNLVLWQRAAILLLWVRVLVRVFQRVARSHFGIAAYILSIFGLPLFIVLLLRSWMNHKLFHHVTWKGREYRTGR, via the coding sequence GTGTCCGACTCCCCCAATCCGCCCCAGAAACTCAGCCCCCTCCTCGGCTTGCCGGTAGACGATACGGCCGCCACACCAGCCTCCATCGCTACCGGCCCCGAGCCCACTCTGCAGCTCTCCGTCATCATCCCGGCGCGCAACGAGGAGCACAACCTCCCCGCCTGTCTAGCCTCGCTCCTCGCCCAAAGCGACACGCACTTTGAGCTCGGCCGCGACTGGGAGATCCTCGTCATCGACGACGCCTCCACCGACCGCACCCGCGCCCTCGCTCTCGACCTCGCCGCCACGCATCCCGGCCTCAAGGTCCTCGACGCTCCCGCACTCGAGCTCAACGACCGCCAGCGTGCCTTCACCGGCAAGACGCAGGCCTGCTGGCTCGGCGCGCAGCAATCGCAAGGCCGCTGGCTGCTCTTCACCGACGCGGACACCATCCACGAGCCCGGCGACCTCACCCGCGCCCTCCACGAAGCGGAGCGCCACAACGTCGCTCTGCTCTCCTACTCGCCGCGACAGGTCCTCACCGGCATCGTGCAACAGGCTCTCATGCCGGTCATCTACTCCGAGCTCGCCACAGCCTATCCACCCTCGCAGGTCAACGACCCCGCCCGCCGCACCGCCGCCGCCAACGGCCAGTTTATCCTCGTCGACCGCGCCATCTACTTCTCCGTCGGAGGCCACCGCGCCGTCGGCCGCTCCGTCCTCGAAGACGTAGACCTCGCCTTCAACATCAAGCGTGCCGCACCCCGCAACAATGGCCGCGGCATCCGCCTCCGTTACGCGCCGGACGCCCTCAGCGCCCGCATGTACACCGGCGTCTCCGACATGCTCGAAGGTTGGACAAAAAATCTCGCCCTGCTCTTTCCCAATGCGCTCACTCTCGCCGCCACGCGTCTCCTCGACTTCGTTCTGCTCTTCCTGCCGCTGCTTCTCTGGCTCATGCCGAATCTCGTCCTCTGGCAGCGTGCGGCGATCCTTCTCCTCTGGGTCCGCGTCCTCGTACGCGTCTTTCAACGGGTCGCCCGCTCCCACTTCGGCATCGCAGCGTACATTCTCTCCATCTTCGGCCTGCCTCTCTTCATCGTTCTGCTCCTCCGTAGCTGGATGAACCACAAGCTCTTTCATCACGTCACATGGAAGGGCAGGGAATACCGCACCGGAAGATAA
- a CDS encoding CopG family transcriptional regulator, whose product MPAEKIAEMADRGQDISGHFTNQFTIVRPAVQRVNVDFAAPMLQELDREAETLNISRQAVIKTMIREALDRRYRAQKARHAQ is encoded by the coding sequence ATGCCTGCAGAGAAAATCGCGGAGATGGCTGATCGTGGACAGGACATCTCAGGCCACTTTACAAATCAGTTCACGATCGTCAGACCAGCCGTTCAGCGGGTCAATGTGGACTTCGCCGCTCCGATGCTCCAGGAGTTGGATCGAGAGGCGGAGACGTTGAACATCAGTCGTCAGGCCGTCATCAAGACCATGATCCGTGAAGCACTCGACCGCCGCTACCGTGCACAAAAGGCCCGTCACGCCCAGTAG